In Cottoperca gobio chromosome 1, fCotGob3.1, whole genome shotgun sequence, a genomic segment contains:
- the cacng3a gene encoding voltage-dependent calcium channel gamma-3 subunit, with amino-acid sequence MRLCNRGMMMLLTTAGAFCAFSLMTIAVGTDYWLYSRGMCRSKNLNDNETVRKNEEVLTHSGLWRTCCTEGSFRGVCKDIDHFAEDADYEQDAAEYLLRAVRASSLFPIMSVGLLFLGGVCVAASEFYKSRYNVILSAGILFVSAGLSNIIGIIVYISANSGDPSQSDNKKSYSYGWSFYFGALSFVLAEMVGVLAVHVFIERHRQLRTNGRPALSKPPISRSSSYFRNRYYQNRSRRYSYRSNHSGGDSISHSFRASLVRDREPSLSAESKAMAGLPTAVTLGSELLLYTLTSPLKDDKIDMALDDLNPPAAHNNTEMLPENCASNRRTTPV; translated from the exons ATGAGGCTGTGTAACCGGGGTATGATGATGCTGCTGACCACGGCGGGGGCTTTCTGCGCCTTCAGCCTCATGACCATCGCCGTGGGCACGGACTACTGGCTGTACTCCCGCGGGATGTGCCGCTCCAAGAACCTCAACGACAACGAGACGGTGCGCAAGAACGAGGAGGTGCTGACCCACTCCGGCCTGTGGAGGACCTGCTGCACTGAGG gGTCATTTCGGGGCGTTTGCAAAGATATTGATCACTTTGCTGAAGATGCAGATTATGAGCAGGATGCTGCAGAGTATTTACTAC GAGCAGTACGAGCCTCCAGCCTCTTCCCCATCATGAGTGTGGGATTATTGTTTCtcggaggtgtgtgtgtagctgccAGCGAGTTCTACAAGTCACGCTACAACGTCATCCTCAGCGCGGGTATACTTTTTGTCTCTGCAG GTCTCAGTAATATTATTGGCATCATCGTGTACATATCAGCCAACTCAGGTGACCCCAGCCAGAGCGACAACAAGAAGAGCTACTCCTATGGCTGGTCTTTTTATTTTGGAGCTCTGTCCTTCGTGCTGGCTGAGATGGTGGGCGTCCTTGCAGTGCACGTGTTCATAGAAAGACACCGACAACTACGCACTAATGGCCGGCCGGCCCTCAGTAAGCCGCCCATATCTCGCAGCTCATCTTACTTCCGCAACCGTTACTACCAGAACCGCTCCCGCCGATACAGTTACAGGAGCAACCACAGCGGAGGGGACTCCATCTCACACTCTTTTCGAGCGTCCTTGGTGCGAGACCGAGAGCCGTCCCTCTCAGCTGAATCCAAAGCCATGGCAGGTTTGCCCACAGCAGTGACATTGGGCTCAGAGTTGTTGCTCTACACCTTAACCTCGCCTCTCAAGGACGATAAGATTGACATGGCTTTGGATGATTTAAATCCTCCAGCTgctcacaacaacacagagatgCTGCCGGAAAACTGTGCTTCCAACAGAAGGACCACGCCtgtctga